The Vibrio quintilis DNA window ATAATCTCAATCACATCATCTAAGGGCTGAGGATCATTTTTATGGTTTGCCATCGTGATTTGCGAGATCATAAACTCATAAAGTTGATCTAAATTTTTCGCGACATCACCACCGTCTTCCATTGAAAGGCAGCCACGCAAACTAATAATAATATCAAGAGCTTTACCCAAACGCTCACCTTTCACAGGTATATTTCCCTGTATCATTGCGGCCTTTCCCTGAATCAGGCGCTCAATAGCCCCGGCCATTAACATTTGTACTATCTTATGCGGTGAGGCCGCACTGAGCTGGCTATCCACTGATACTTTCTTATAAGCCTGTAAAGAACCACGCATAGTCTTCCTCTTTTATAAAAACTTCTTGTAATGTTGAACAGATTTATTTCCGTAGCGATATTTTTGTAACGATTGGCCTATATCGACGGTTTTCAACTGCATCTTTTCAACAAGTTGCTGAGTACGCTTAATCGCGTCCTGCCATTGGTCAGAGCCTGAGAACTGCTGATTTTCTGACACTTCATGAATCAGTTCTTGCAATAACTGATCCCTTTTATCGACCAATTGACGAACTTCTTCAACATTGATTTCTTTTGCAGCCAAAAGTTGCTCTAACTTGTGATCAACATCACTGAGTATAGCCAGTTGCTTTTCCATGTTTCTAGCCCTGGCCCAGAGCATTCATCATTCCGGCAAGCTGACTTTGCATTTTACTGGTTGCATCTTTCATTGCAGAAAATTTGTTATGCGTTCGTTTTTCAAGCGCATCCATGCGTCTGTCTAATGTGTCCTGTTCATCATCCAGACGATAATTCTGATCACGCAGACTATTCTCTCTTGAACGAATCGAACCTGTCACACCAGTCATTGACTGAATCGCATCTTCAACTTGTTTGGCAAAGCCTTTTCGTCCGCCAAAAAAATCGCCCAGCTTATCAAAATTATTATTTAACTGCTTGTTTAGCATATCATGATTAATCTCCAGCGTCCCTTGCCGGGTCGTGGTAATACCAAACTCAGTTAAAGTTTTCAGATTTTCCGGCGCCTGTTCAACCGGGGAAGAAAAGACCCTTTTTAAGCGGGAATCAGCACTACGTACAATACTGTCTCCGGCTAATGGACCTTTTTCGCCGGTTTTAGGATTCGCTACAGAAAGTTGTTGGGATGTTTGATAAAACTGATTATAAGCAGAAACAAATTTCTCAATATTTTCTCTGACAGAATTACGATCATACTCAATATCAACTTCTGCAGTTTTTTGTTTCGGATCAGACTCACCTTTCAGTGTCAGATCTACGCCTTCAATCGCATCTTCAATGATATTGTTGTGGCTTGCCAGCTTTGCAACACCATCAAGTATTACTTCCGCATCCTGAGCGGACTGTACTTCAGTCATTCCCTGATAAGCATCAAAAGAGTTCTGAGCTTCTTTGAGCTGAGCCTGAACATTTTCTACTTTTTCAACGTAAGCTTTTTCTTCAGGTGATAACTTTGAACGCTCCAGCTCTTTAGCTTCCTCTGGCGTCATTTCTCCGCTTTTTATCGCCTGTTCAATTTGTTGCTGTTCCTGAGCAAGTTTTTCTTTAAGTTCTGCGGCCGCTTCTTTCGGGGTTACATAAGAATCCAGCAGCGTACCGGAAGCCGTATTACTCCACCCGGGAACATCACCAGATTTTTCCAGATCACTGCCGCTTAATGGAGGTTCGCCTTCACTATATGAATCAAGCAGTGTACCTGATGCAGTTTCAGTCCATCCGGGAATCCGGTCTTCAGGCTTAATATATGTCTGAGCAGCTTCTCCGGCTGTTGCAGCAGCCTTCACCGCACTATCGGAAAGATCGGTGCCTGCTTGTTTTGTGTCTGATGGATCCTGCGCAGTTTTCGCGGCTTCCTTAATTTCCTGAGCCACCGATTCATCAACAGCTCGTGCTGCATTTTCCAGTTTTTCCGCAACCTTACCCGCAACTTTCTGTTGTTCAGGCGTCAGAGGATGGATTAATTGCTGCGCTTGAGAACGGGCATCTTCCAGATCTTTAACCCGTTGCTCTAAAGTCTTATATTCAAGTCTTTTTAAGGCTTTATCTGTCGTCCCTTCCGCACTGATAGAGACTTTGTTGTCTTTACCGGATTGATTAGAGGCAATAATCAGCCGGGGACCGTTGACATCATTGATAACAGAAGCCCGAATTCCCGGGTTTCCTTTCGCATGATTAATCTGGTTAACAACATCTTTTAATTTCGATTTATTCCGGATATCAACTGAAAATGTTTTCTCACCCAGAGAAATATCCAGCTTTCCGGGACCAAATTTTGTGTCTTCAGGAATCACACCTGACGCTAGTTTGTGGCTTTGTGCCAGCTGTAAGACATCAACTGCATATCTACCTGCAATTGCGTCCGTTGCCGCTTTCGCTGATACAACTTCTTCATCCGTTGAACTGGCTTTGCGAAGTGCAAAAGCCTTATCCTGACGAAAACCTGCCATCAGGTTTTTCATCGTATCCAGAGATTCTCTGAGCCTGCCATAAGCACTAATGCTGGTTTCATTTTGCGTTCGCTGATTATCAATACGTTGCTGTTTAGGCAAACGTTCTGCATCAACAACCTTGCTAACAATGGAATTTACATCCATGCCAGCATTCATCCCTATGGGGCCCAGAGTCATTTAATCACCTCGAAAAATCATAACAACTACACCTTCGTCATCAGCAGACCAGAGCGATGATCCTGCTCTCTGGCAAGACGTCGCAAGACCTTGAGCATTTCCTCTTCAGGAATCTGACGGATAATATCACCTGTTTCTGCTTCATAAACGGTAACAACATCCCGACCAGATTCCTTGTCAAAGCGAAACGATAAGCCTTTGTTGATTGAAGATACAAATTCATGCATCCGCTCAAGCATTTTAGCTCGTCGTTCTTCATTGACGTGTTCTCGCTCCTGAGCCATTTTCACGGCTTTTTCTACTGAATCCGACTGCCTCTCTCCGCCTTGTTCAGCAACCTTATCTATCTGATTGCTCTCTTTTTGCACAAAAGAAGCCTTTGCCTGTTCATTTTCTGAAGCAAATTTAGTGCCACTCTGTGAGCCATAAGGCTGGATGTTCGATGTATAGGATGACACTTCCATAACAATCTCCCTCCGACCTTGCCGGGTTAAGTCATGGGTTACTATTTAATCAATAGTTCCCCGGTGACTTACCCCAGCAGACTAAGTGCAGCAGCTGGTGACTGCTTCGCCTGGGCCAATACCGACATACTTGCCTGCTGAAGTATCTGAGACTTGGTCATATTTGTTGTCTCTTTCGCATAGTCAGTATCTTTAATACGGCTACGTGACGCATTCACATTTTCATTAATGTTATCCAGGTTACTTATCGCATGACTGAACCGATTCTGGAATGCACCCAAAGAAGCCCGCTCGCTATCCACAGCTTTCAAAGCACTATCAATGACAGATATTGCTTGCTGTGAACCACCAACCGTTGATACATCCACGTCCTGGACTGTCACATCTTTGCGGCTGCTAAAATCGAATTCAGAGCCAAGATCACCTCCGATATCAATATCTCCTTTCACACTGCCGGATGAGGCAAAAATCTGTAATTTTCCGCCTTCGGCAACTGAAGCACTAATATCTTCATTTTGACCATTAATGTAAGTCGCGACTTCCTCCAAATCGTCACCGGCTTTGGCATTAATCGAGATTTCTTTCTCTTCACCCCGGTCATTTGTATAATTCAGCGTTAATTCCCTTGCATCAGTGACACGCCAGTCTGGTGTTTTCCCCTCATCCGCAATGTATGCCTGTCCGCCCATTGCAGAAGTATCAGAACGCATACTCGCCAGGGACAACATAACTGCTTCACCAGAATCAGCACCAATTTGAAATGACTTACTGCCGAATGTCCCGTTTAATAATTTATTCCCACCAAACGAGGTTGATTCCGCGATCCGGTTCAGCTCATCGTTTAACGAAGAAACTTCCTGCTGGATCGCCTGACGATCAGCTTTCGAGTTTGAACCATTTGAAGACTGAAGTGAAAGATCCCGCATTCTCTGAAGGATTGATGTCGTTTCATTCATCGCACCTTCGGCGGTTTGCGCAATTGATATACCATCATTTGCATTTCTTACCGCCATATTTAAGCCGCGACTCTGCACACTTAAACGGTTAGAAATCTGCAAACCAGCAGCATCATCTTTTGCACTGTTGATTTGGTATCCCGATGACAGTCGCTCCATTGACTTCTGAGCACCGTCGGCAGCACTATTTAAGTAGCGCTGCGCGGTCATCGCCGACACATTCGTGTTTACGTTAATTGCCATATTGATCTCCTATTACGGACATGTGATGTACTTCAGTGTCTCTCACCTCACTTCCATACATCCTATTTCTCTCGTTTCCTTTA harbors:
- the fliS gene encoding flagellar export chaperone FliS — its product is MRGSLQAYKKVSVDSQLSAASPHKIVQMLMAGAIERLIQGKAAMIQGNIPVKGERLGKALDIIISLRGCLSMEDGGDVAKNLDQLYEFMISQITMANHKNDPQPLDDVIEIIREIKSAWDQIPSEYHHLTAADIGM
- a CDS encoding flagellar protein FliT → MEKQLAILSDVDHKLEQLLAAKEINVEEVRQLVDKRDQLLQELIHEVSENQQFSGSDQWQDAIKRTQQLVEKMQLKTVDIGQSLQKYRYGNKSVQHYKKFL
- the fliD gene encoding flagellar filament capping protein FliD — translated: MTLGPIGMNAGMDVNSIVSKVVDAERLPKQQRIDNQRTQNETSISAYGRLRESLDTMKNLMAGFRQDKAFALRKASSTDEEVVSAKAATDAIAGRYAVDVLQLAQSHKLASGVIPEDTKFGPGKLDISLGEKTFSVDIRNKSKLKDVVNQINHAKGNPGIRASVINDVNGPRLIIASNQSGKDNKVSISAEGTTDKALKRLEYKTLEQRVKDLEDARSQAQQLIHPLTPEQQKVAGKVAEKLENAARAVDESVAQEIKEAAKTAQDPSDTKQAGTDLSDSAVKAAATAGEAAQTYIKPEDRIPGWTETASGTLLDSYSEGEPPLSGSDLEKSGDVPGWSNTASGTLLDSYVTPKEAAAELKEKLAQEQQQIEQAIKSGEMTPEEAKELERSKLSPEEKAYVEKVENVQAQLKEAQNSFDAYQGMTEVQSAQDAEVILDGVAKLASHNNIIEDAIEGVDLTLKGESDPKQKTAEVDIEYDRNSVRENIEKFVSAYNQFYQTSQQLSVANPKTGEKGPLAGDSIVRSADSRLKRVFSSPVEQAPENLKTLTEFGITTTRQGTLEINHDMLNKQLNNNFDKLGDFFGGRKGFAKQVEDAIQSMTGVTGSIRSRENSLRDQNYRLDDEQDTLDRRMDALEKRTHNKFSAMKDATSKMQSQLAGMMNALGQG
- the flaG gene encoding flagellar protein FlaG; the protein is MEVSSYTSNIQPYGSQSGTKFASENEQAKASFVQKESNQIDKVAEQGGERQSDSVEKAVKMAQEREHVNEERRAKMLERMHEFVSSINKGLSFRFDKESGRDVVTVYEAETGDIIRQIPEEEMLKVLRRLAREQDHRSGLLMTKV
- a CDS encoding flagellin; its protein translation is MAINVNTNVSAMTAQRYLNSAADGAQKSMERLSSGYQINSAKDDAAGLQISNRLSVQSRGLNMAVRNANDGISIAQTAEGAMNETTSILQRMRDLSLQSSNGSNSKADRQAIQQEVSSLNDELNRIAESTSFGGNKLLNGTFGSKSFQIGADSGEAVMLSLASMRSDTSAMGGQAYIADEGKTPDWRVTDARELTLNYTNDRGEEKEISINAKAGDDLEEVATYINGQNEDISASVAEGGKLQIFASSGSVKGDIDIGGDLGSEFDFSSRKDVTVQDVDVSTVGGSQQAISVIDSALKAVDSERASLGAFQNRFSHAISNLDNINENVNASRSRIKDTDYAKETTNMTKSQILQQASMSVLAQAKQSPAAALSLLG